A segment of the Peptoclostridium acidaminophilum DSM 3953 genome:
TATTACAGGGATGGCACAGCCGAACCTATGGTAAGGATGGTTGCCGAGTATGTGGAAGAGAGTTTGGAAGAGTATTTAAAATTGCTAAAATAAAGCAGGTACCTTAGGTACTTTCTCATTATTGTTTGCTAAAATATCGATTTAAGATAACTCGCTGTTTTCTAATATAGCCTGCAGGGGTATCATATAAAAGAAATATATAAAAAGAGATTTTATTGGGAGGAATTACTATGAAAATGAACAAATCTGCGTTCAGTTTAAATCGACATTTTTCTACTATTCTGCTGGTTTCAGTTTTGGCAGTTAGCAGCATATTTATGTTATCAGGCTGTAGTGCTACAAAAGACACTGTTAATGAAACTCCCCCGCCATCTCAGGAAACCAACAACGAGTCAGCAGCAACTACACAGCCTGTTGATCACAATGTTGACATTGATCCAACTCCGCTATCCGAGACTGATAAGGCGCTATCTCTTGAAGGCTACGGCGCAAAGGGAGCACTTGCCGATAAGGATTTAACCATCCATGATATGCTCACGTATGCAGTTCAAGACGAATACTTGGCGCGCGGTGAGTATTTGGCCATAGTAGACAAGTTCGGTAATCAGAAACCTTATTCTAATATCATCAGTGCAGAAGAGACACATCTTTCATATTTGAAAGAAGTATACCTTGCGTATGGACTAGATTTTCCAGCCGACACCTCTGGCGATCATGTTGTTGTTCCAGCTGATTTGCTCGAAGCGGCGAAGACGGGTGTCCAGGCTGAAATAGATAATATTGCAATGTATGAACTTTTCTTGACTTACGACTTGCCTGAGAATGTCTTTGAAGTATTCACCGCCTTAAAGAGTGGTTCTGAGAGCCATCTTTTGGCCTTTCAACGGCAGGTTGACAAACTGCAGTAAATATTATCTTATGGCACACCTAAAACATTCAAGATAATATTGCATAGTGAAACAGCCTTCGACACATAGCCGGAGGTTTTTCGCTTTAAATCAGGCCTGCGAATTAAAAGATACTTCTGTGTAGTCGAAACAAGGCATCTATGTCAATTTTATTTGTATTAATATTTTATTTAATGTTTTAATTTAGGGTTGCAGGGTATTAATCTAATATCAATTAAATATAATATTTATCTCAATATAATCAAAGGATATAAATAAAGATTTAAAATCGGTCATCATCTTAATTTAAGTAAGATGGTGGAAGATAACCAAAATATCTTTATAAATCCAAAATTTGATTATGACAAAGAAAATACTATATTTAATTTTTAAATAAAATACAAAAGGATAATATATCCTGAAAGGAGCAGATTCCCAATATGTTTGAGAATTTGTCATCAACTGAAAAAGGACTTCTTTTTTAATATCAGTTTATTTAACTGCTGAATTAAAAATAAGAGGCCCTTTTTTCATTTTTGTTTTTTTAGAGGTAAGCGATCAAATGCTGTCGAATTTTTTGAACATCGGGAGTGTCCGGAAGAGTGGATAAAATCATATCTATATAACCCTTTTTCCTTATAGCCTGAAGCGTGACATCGAAATTAATGTCAAAAATCCAGGAGAGCTTGAACAATCGAGTGTCGTTAATGTTTTTCACATTACAAGACGATGTGTTTTTATTGTTTAATATGTCCTGCACTATCTGATGATTGTAACCTTCAGTATCTGGCATTTTTTCTTCCATTGCCGGATTGAATTTAAACTCACGCTGATTGTAGTATTCGGTTACAACCCTAAATATGTCCAGTTTGTCAGCATCACGAAGGATTTTTGCATGAAGCCTGGTCCGCTCATCCAATGCGTCAGGGATTCTATACCAGTTGTGCATTTCAACAGCCTTGAGTACTATAATGCGTTCCGCTTCCGGAAGCCTCTCCAAAACTTTGCTATCTCTGAGTATCTCAGCTCCCAAAGCGGCGTGATCCACTGAAACCCGGTCCTGAAAAGTCCTGTACTTTACAAATTGAGTGAATCTCCCGATATCGTGAAACAGCGCTATAGTCTCGGCCAACATTTGCTCCTCGCAGCTCAATTGGAGATATTGGCAAATCATCCGGCTGCCCTCGCATACCTTTAAGCTGTGCTCATACTTCAAATCAATATTCTGCTGAACCAGTTCGTCTTCGCAAATAAATCCCCTGACATGTAAATCAAAGAACTCGCGAAAAAATTTAATGTCTTCATTATTCATTTCAATCATCCTTACAATCAAACTATCATTTCTACCAAATTCTACATTCGTTCTCGGTAGTTTTTACATCTTAGGTGACCTTTTCCATCTCCGTCCCTATGTCCACTGGTTTTCCAAAGTACACCGCAGATGTCACTATCGCATTAACACCTGTCTTTGCATAATCTTCCACATTACTTATATTTATCCCACC
Coding sequences within it:
- a CDS encoding ferritin-like domain-containing protein: MKMNKSAFSLNRHFSTILLVSVLAVSSIFMLSGCSATKDTVNETPPPSQETNNESAATTQPVDHNVDIDPTPLSETDKALSLEGYGAKGALADKDLTIHDMLTYAVQDEYLARGEYLAIVDKFGNQKPYSNIISAEETHLSYLKEVYLAYGLDFPADTSGDHVVVPADLLEAAKTGVQAEIDNIAMYELFLTYDLPENVFEVFTALKSGSESHLLAFQRQVDKLQ
- a CDS encoding HD domain-containing protein; amino-acid sequence: MNNEDIKFFREFFDLHVRGFICEDELVQQNIDLKYEHSLKVCEGSRMICQYLQLSCEEQMLAETIALFHDIGRFTQFVKYRTFQDRVSVDHAALGAEILRDSKVLERLPEAERIIVLKAVEMHNWYRIPDALDERTRLHAKILRDADKLDIFRVVTEYYNQREFKFNPAMEEKMPDTEGYNHQIVQDILNNKNTSSCNVKNINDTRLFKLSWIFDINFDVTLQAIRKKGYIDMILSTLPDTPDVQKIRQHLIAYL